A part of Saccharomonospora amisosensis genomic DNA contains:
- the gmk gene encoding guanylate kinase encodes MPGETARHRLTVVSGPSGVGKSSVVAELRRLCPKIYFSVSVTTRPPRPSEVEGEHYHFVDPSTFEAMAARGEFLEHAEFAGNRYGTPRAPVEAALASGRPAVLEIELQGARQVRLAMPRARLVMLLPPSWAELVDRLTNRGTERDEAVRARLAEAERELAAAGEFDEHVVNADVRVAARELLSLITGETTVCDDSEHSQ; translated from the coding sequence ATGCCGGGCGAAACGGCCCGGCATCGGCTCACCGTCGTGTCGGGACCCTCCGGTGTTGGTAAGTCCAGCGTCGTGGCGGAGCTGCGCAGGCTGTGTCCGAAGATCTACTTCAGCGTCTCGGTGACGACGCGCCCTCCCAGGCCGAGCGAGGTCGAGGGGGAGCACTACCACTTCGTCGACCCTTCGACGTTCGAGGCCATGGCGGCGCGCGGGGAGTTCCTCGAGCATGCCGAGTTCGCGGGAAACCGTTACGGCACCCCGAGGGCACCCGTCGAGGCGGCGCTTGCCTCCGGCAGGCCCGCCGTGCTGGAGATCGAGCTGCAGGGCGCGCGCCAGGTCCGACTGGCGATGCCCAGGGCCCGGCTGGTGATGCTGCTGCCGCCTTCGTGGGCGGAGCTCGTGGACAGGCTCACCAATCGGGGAACCGAGCGGGACGAGGCCGTGCGAGCCCGGCTGGCCGAGGCGGAGCGGGAACTGGCGGCCGCGGGAGAGTTCGACGAGCACGTTGTCAACGCCGACGTGCGGGTGGCCGCACGGGAGTTGCTAAGCTTGATTACCGGCGAAACCACCGTTTGCGATGATTCGGAGCACAGTCAGTGA
- the rpoZ gene encoding DNA-directed RNA polymerase subunit omega produces the protein MTAITLGPHGEQLEGITNPPIDDLLEKVSSKYALVIYAAKRARQINDYYAQLGEGLLEYVGPLVEPGPREKPLSIALREIHAGLLEHTEGE, from the coding sequence GTGACAGCGATTACGCTGGGTCCTCATGGTGAGCAGCTCGAGGGCATCACCAACCCGCCCATCGACGACCTGCTCGAGAAGGTCAGCTCCAAGTACGCGCTCGTGATCTACGCCGCGAAGCGCGCCCGCCAGATCAACGACTACTACGCCCAGCTCGGCGAGGGCCTGCTCGAGTACGTCGGCCCGCTCGTGGAGCCGGGCCCACGTGAGAAGCCGCTTTCGATCGCGCTGCGCGAGATTCACGCCGGGCTGCTTGAGCACACCGAAGGCGAGTAG
- the carB gene encoding carbamoyl-phosphate synthase large subunit → MPKRADIEHVLVIGSGPIVIGQAAEFDYSGTQACRVLRAEGLRVSLVNSNPATIMTDPEFADSTYIEPVTPEFVEKVIATEKELGRPVDSLLATLGGQTALNCAVALHERGVLEKYGVELIGADVDAIQRGEDRQKFKDIVRAVGGDVPRSTVCHSMEEVRKTVAEVGLPVVIRPSFTMGGLGSGMAHTEDELERMASFGLEESPVTEVLIEESVLGWKEYELELMRDRHDNVVVVCSIENVDPMGVHTGDSVTVAPAMTLTDREYQHMRDVGIAVLREVGVDTGGCNIQFAINPRDGRMVVIEMNPRVSRSSALASKATGFPIAKIAARLAIGYTLDEISNDITGETPASFEPTLDYVVVKMPRFAFEKFPGADPELTTTMKSVGEAMSLGRSFPEALGKAMRSLETKAVGFWTRPDPEGATLESTLEELRVPHDGRIYAVERALRLGASVAQVHEASGIDPWFIDQIALIGELGRQLRDAPVLDEPLLRRAKRTGLSDSQIAALRPELAGEDGVRALRHRLGVRPVFKTVDTCAAEFAAKTPYHYSAYESDPGAESEVAPQPEKPKVLILGSGPNRIGQGIEFDYSCVHAALALREASFEAVMVNCNPETVSTDYDTSDRLYFEPLTFEDVLEVVHAEQASGEVAGVIVQLGGQTPLGLAQRLADAGVPVVGTPPEAIHLAEERGAFGDVLAAAGLPAPKYGMATSFEGAKRVADEIGYPVLVRPSYVLGGRGMEIVYDEVALEGYIQRATEVTPQHPVLVDNFLDDAIEIDVDALFDGEELYLGGVMEHIEEAGIHSGDSACALPPITLGRTDLDTVRRSTEAIARGVGVRGLLNVQYALKDDVLYVLEANPRASRTVPFVSKATAVPLAKAAALIMTGSSIASLRGRGVLPASGDGGHLPADAPVAVKEAVLPFHRFRTPEGHGVDSLLGPEMKSTGEVMGVDTSFGEAFAKSQAGAYGSLPTSGRVFVSVANRDKRSLVFPVKRLADLGFEVLATSGTAEVLRRNGIRCSVVRKHYEGSTEQEPNIVEVIRDGGVDMVINTPYGNSGPRVDGYEIRTAAVSRGIPCVTTVQGAAAAVHGIEALIRGDIGVRSIQQLQRGLRAT, encoded by the coding sequence ATGCCCAAACGCGCTGACATCGAGCACGTCCTCGTGATCGGTTCCGGCCCGATCGTCATCGGTCAGGCGGCCGAGTTCGACTACTCCGGTACCCAGGCCTGCCGGGTGCTGCGCGCGGAGGGGCTGCGGGTCAGCCTCGTCAACTCCAACCCGGCGACGATCATGACGGACCCGGAGTTCGCCGACTCCACCTACATCGAGCCGGTGACTCCGGAGTTCGTCGAGAAGGTCATCGCCACCGAGAAGGAGCTGGGAAGGCCGGTCGACTCGCTGCTTGCCACCCTTGGCGGGCAGACGGCGCTGAACTGCGCGGTGGCGCTGCACGAGCGCGGCGTGCTGGAGAAGTACGGTGTCGAGTTGATCGGCGCCGACGTCGACGCCATCCAGCGGGGTGAGGACCGGCAGAAGTTCAAGGACATCGTGCGCGCCGTCGGCGGCGACGTACCGCGCAGCACCGTGTGCCACTCGATGGAGGAGGTGCGCAAGACCGTCGCCGAGGTGGGCCTGCCCGTGGTGATCCGGCCGTCGTTCACGATGGGCGGGCTGGGTTCCGGCATGGCGCACACCGAGGACGAGCTGGAGCGGATGGCCTCGTTCGGGCTGGAGGAGAGCCCGGTTACCGAGGTGCTCATCGAGGAGAGCGTGCTCGGCTGGAAGGAGTACGAACTCGAGCTGATGCGCGACCGGCACGACAACGTGGTGGTCGTGTGCTCCATCGAGAACGTCGACCCGATGGGCGTGCACACCGGCGACTCGGTGACCGTGGCACCCGCCATGACGTTGACCGACCGCGAGTACCAGCACATGCGCGACGTGGGTATCGCGGTGCTGCGCGAGGTGGGTGTGGACACCGGCGGCTGCAACATCCAGTTCGCCATCAACCCTCGCGACGGGCGCATGGTCGTCATCGAGATGAACCCGAGGGTCTCGCGGTCCTCGGCGCTGGCGTCGAAGGCTACCGGTTTCCCGATCGCCAAGATCGCCGCCCGGCTGGCGATCGGGTACACGCTGGACGAGATCAGCAACGACATCACCGGCGAGACGCCCGCGTCGTTCGAGCCGACGCTGGACTACGTGGTCGTGAAGATGCCGAGGTTCGCGTTCGAGAAGTTCCCCGGCGCCGACCCCGAGCTGACCACCACCATGAAGAGCGTCGGCGAGGCGATGTCGCTGGGCCGAAGCTTCCCGGAGGCACTCGGCAAGGCGATGCGCTCGCTGGAGACCAAGGCTGTCGGGTTCTGGACGCGGCCCGACCCCGAGGGCGCGACGCTCGAGTCCACACTGGAGGAGCTGAGGGTGCCGCACGACGGCCGGATCTACGCCGTCGAGCGGGCACTGCGGCTGGGCGCGAGCGTGGCGCAGGTGCATGAGGCCAGCGGCATCGACCCGTGGTTCATCGACCAGATCGCGCTGATCGGGGAGCTGGGAAGGCAGTTGCGGGACGCGCCCGTGCTGGACGAGCCGCTGCTGCGGCGCGCGAAGCGTACCGGCCTTTCCGACTCCCAGATCGCCGCGCTGCGCCCCGAACTCGCTGGCGAGGACGGCGTGCGGGCGCTGCGCCACCGGCTGGGTGTGCGGCCGGTGTTCAAGACCGTGGACACCTGCGCCGCTGAGTTCGCCGCGAAGACCCCGTACCACTACTCGGCCTACGAGTCCGACCCCGGGGCGGAGTCGGAGGTGGCGCCGCAGCCGGAGAAGCCGAAGGTGCTCATCCTCGGTTCCGGCCCCAACCGGATCGGGCAGGGCATCGAGTTCGACTACTCGTGCGTGCACGCCGCGCTGGCGCTTCGCGAGGCGAGTTTCGAGGCCGTGATGGTCAACTGCAACCCCGAGACGGTGTCCACCGACTACGACACCTCCGACCGGCTCTACTTCGAGCCGCTGACGTTCGAGGACGTGCTGGAGGTGGTGCACGCGGAGCAGGCGTCAGGCGAGGTCGCCGGTGTGATCGTGCAACTCGGCGGGCAGACCCCGCTTGGCCTGGCGCAGCGGCTGGCCGACGCAGGGGTGCCGGTGGTGGGCACGCCTCCGGAGGCGATCCATCTCGCCGAGGAACGGGGCGCGTTCGGCGACGTGCTTGCCGCCGCGGGGCTGCCCGCGCCCAAGTACGGCATGGCGACGTCGTTCGAGGGCGCCAAGCGGGTCGCCGACGAGATCGGCTACCCGGTGCTGGTGCGGCCCTCCTACGTGCTGGGCGGCAGGGGCATGGAGATCGTCTACGACGAGGTGGCGCTGGAGGGCTACATCCAGCGTGCGACCGAGGTGACACCGCAGCACCCGGTGCTGGTGGACAACTTCCTCGACGACGCCATCGAGATCGATGTGGACGCGCTGTTCGACGGCGAGGAACTGTACCTGGGCGGCGTCATGGAGCACATCGAGGAGGCGGGGATTCACTCCGGCGACTCGGCGTGCGCGCTGCCGCCGATCACGCTCGGCCGCACTGATCTGGACACCGTGCGCCGCTCGACGGAGGCGATCGCTCGCGGGGTCGGCGTGCGGGGATTGCTGAACGTGCAGTACGCGCTCAAGGACGACGTGCTGTACGTGCTGGAGGCCAATCCGAGGGCGTCGCGCACGGTGCCGTTCGTGTCGAAGGCGACGGCCGTGCCACTGGCCAAGGCCGCCGCACTGATCATGACCGGCTCCTCGATCGCGTCGTTGCGCGGCCGGGGCGTGCTGCCCGCGAGCGGCGACGGTGGGCACCTGCCCGCGGACGCGCCGGTGGCGGTGAAGGAGGCTGTGCTGCCGTTCCACCGCTTCCGCACCCCCGAGGGGCACGGCGTGGACTCGCTGCTGGGTCCGGAGATGAAATCCACCGGCGAGGTGATGGGCGTGGACACCTCCTTCGGGGAGGCGTTCGCCAAGTCGCAGGCTGGCGCTTACGGTTCGCTGCCGACCAGCGGCAGGGTATTCGTCTCGGTGGCCAACCGGGACAAGCGCTCCCTGGTCTTCCCCGTCAAGCGGCTGGCCGACCTCGGCTTCGAGGTGCTCGCCACCTCGGGTACCGCGGAGGTGTTGCGCCGCAACGGTATCCGCTGCTCGGTGGTGCGCAAGCACTACGAGGGCAGCACCGAGCAGGAGCCGAACATCGTCGAGGTGATCCGTGACGGCGGGGTGGACATGGTGATCAACACCCCGTACGGCAACAGCGGTCCGCGTGTCGACGGCTACGAGATCCGCACGGCCGCGGTGTCTCGCGGCATCCCGTGTGTCACCACCGTGCAGGGCGCCGCCGCGGCGGTACACGGCATCGAAGCGTTGATCAGGGGAGACATCGGGGTCCGGTCGATACAGCAACTTCAGCGAGGGCTGCGGGCCACGTAG
- the carA gene encoding glutamine-hydrolyzing carbamoyl-phosphate synthase small subunit, whose translation MSGTNGTNTSGEPAVLVLEDGRVFRGAAYGARGRTLGEVVFCTGMTGYQETLTDPSYHRQIVVQTAPQIGNTGWNDEDDESARIWVAGYVVRDPARVPSNWRSTRSLDDALADAGVVAISEVDTRTLTRHIREHGAMRAGIFSGDALGTDDDLLAQVLASPPMKGADLAGEVTTARPYVVPAQGQRRFRVAALDLGIKSNTPREMARRGIELHVLPLSSTVEDVLRIEPDGFFLSNGPGDPQTQEHAIELTKEMLKRRIPLFGICFGNQILGRALGLGTYKMRFGHRGINVPVLDAETGRVAITAQNHGFALEGEPGQRFDSPFGIAKVSHYCANDGTVEGLRCEDVPAFSVQYHPEAAAGPHDAASLFDEFVTLMEKYTDAQTR comes from the coding sequence ATGAGCGGCACGAACGGCACGAACACGTCGGGTGAACCGGCCGTGCTGGTGTTGGAGGACGGCCGGGTCTTTCGGGGAGCGGCCTACGGCGCGCGCGGGCGCACCCTCGGCGAGGTGGTGTTCTGCACCGGCATGACCGGGTACCAGGAGACGCTGACCGACCCCTCCTACCACCGGCAGATCGTGGTGCAGACGGCGCCGCAGATCGGTAACACCGGCTGGAACGACGAGGACGACGAGTCGGCGCGGATCTGGGTGGCCGGTTACGTGGTGCGCGATCCGGCGCGGGTGCCGTCGAACTGGCGGTCCACCCGGTCACTGGACGACGCGCTGGCCGACGCGGGCGTCGTGGCTATCAGTGAGGTTGACACCAGGACGTTGACCAGGCACATCCGCGAGCACGGCGCGATGCGCGCCGGGATCTTCTCCGGCGACGCGCTCGGCACCGACGACGACCTGCTCGCGCAGGTGCTGGCCAGCCCGCCGATGAAGGGTGCCGACCTCGCCGGCGAGGTCACCACGGCACGGCCCTACGTGGTGCCCGCACAGGGGCAGCGGCGGTTCCGCGTCGCGGCGCTGGACCTCGGCATCAAGTCCAACACCCCGAGGGAGATGGCACGGCGTGGCATCGAGTTGCACGTCCTGCCACTGAGCAGCACGGTCGAGGATGTGCTGCGCATCGAACCCGACGGCTTCTTCCTCTCCAACGGGCCGGGTGACCCGCAGACCCAGGAGCACGCGATCGAGCTGACAAAGGAGATGCTGAAGCGGCGTATTCCGCTGTTCGGGATCTGCTTCGGCAACCAGATACTGGGCCGCGCGCTGGGGCTGGGAACGTACAAGATGCGGTTCGGGCACCGGGGCATCAACGTCCCGGTGCTGGACGCCGAGACCGGGCGGGTGGCGATCACAGCGCAGAACCACGGCTTCGCGCTGGAGGGCGAGCCGGGGCAGCGGTTCGACTCCCCGTTCGGCATCGCGAAGGTCAGCCACTACTGCGCCAACGACGGCACCGTCGAGGGATTGCGCTGCGAGGACGTGCCCGCCTTCTCGGTGCAGTACCACCCGGAGGCCGCCGCGGGACCGCACGACGCGGCTTCGCTGTTCGACGAGTTCGTGACTCTGATGGAGAAGTACACCGATGCCCAAACGCGCTGA
- the coaBC gene encoding bifunctional phosphopantothenoylcysteine decarboxylase/phosphopantothenate--cysteine ligase CoaBC, producing MASRPRVVLGVGGGIAAYKACEVLRGLTESGHDVRVVPTESALKFVGSATFEALSGHPVHTGVFTEVPQVQHVRVGKEADLVLVVPATADLLARAAHGMADDLLTTTLLTARCPVVFFPAMHTEMWEHPATRDNVALLRGRGAVVAEPDSGRLTGADTGKGRLADPAEIVDLVRLLLARPDALPRDLEGRRVVVSAGGTREPLDPVRYLGNRSSGKQGYALARVAAQRGATVTLVSANTSALPDPAGVEVVPVSTAEQLAAAVHDAAPEADAVVMAAAVADFRPATLAEHKIKKTDDMPAPTVPLTRNPDILAGLVASRPEGQIVVGFAAETGDDRGSVLDHARSKLKRKGCDLLVVNAVGEGKAFGTEDNTGWLLSPQGLRWRIPLGSKSQLAATVWDAVSELMRRPGERQ from the coding sequence GTGGCCTCGCGACCCCGGGTCGTCCTCGGCGTCGGAGGCGGCATCGCCGCCTACAAGGCCTGCGAGGTGTTGCGGGGCCTGACCGAGTCCGGCCACGACGTCCGGGTGGTACCCACCGAGTCGGCGCTGAAGTTCGTCGGGTCGGCCACGTTCGAGGCGCTGTCAGGGCATCCCGTGCACACCGGTGTGTTCACCGAGGTGCCGCAGGTGCAGCACGTCCGCGTCGGCAAGGAGGCCGACCTGGTGCTCGTCGTGCCCGCCACCGCCGACCTGCTCGCCAGGGCCGCGCACGGCATGGCCGACGACCTGCTCACCACCACGCTGCTGACCGCTCGCTGCCCGGTGGTGTTCTTCCCCGCGATGCACACCGAGATGTGGGAACACCCCGCTACCAGGGACAACGTCGCGTTGCTCCGTGGTCGTGGTGCCGTGGTGGCCGAGCCCGATTCCGGCCGGTTGACCGGCGCCGACACCGGCAAGGGCAGGCTGGCCGACCCAGCCGAGATCGTCGACCTCGTTCGGCTGCTGCTGGCGCGGCCCGACGCCTTGCCACGCGACCTGGAGGGGCGCCGTGTCGTCGTGTCGGCCGGTGGCACCAGGGAGCCGCTCGACCCGGTGCGTTACCTCGGTAACCGCTCCTCCGGAAAGCAGGGCTACGCGCTGGCCAGGGTCGCCGCGCAGCGCGGCGCCACCGTCACCCTCGTCTCGGCCAACACCTCGGCGCTGCCCGACCCGGCGGGAGTGGAGGTGGTGCCCGTCTCGACCGCGGAGCAGCTCGCGGCCGCGGTCCACGACGCCGCACCGGAGGCTGACGCCGTGGTGATGGCAGCCGCCGTCGCCGATTTCCGGCCCGCGACGCTGGCCGAGCACAAGATCAAGAAGACCGACGACATGCCTGCGCCGACGGTGCCGCTCACCCGTAACCCGGACATCCTCGCTGGTCTCGTGGCGAGCAGGCCCGAGGGCCAGATCGTGGTCGGCTTCGCCGCGGAGACCGGGGACGACCGGGGCAGCGTGCTCGACCATGCCCGCAGCAAGCTCAAGCGCAAGGGCTGCGACCTGCTGGTGGTTAACGCCGTCGGCGAGGGCAAGGCGTTCGGCACCGAGGACAACACCGGCTGGCTGCTGTCCCCGCAGGGTTTGCGGTGGCGCATCCCACTGGGCTCGAAGTCACAACTGGCGGCCACGGTGTGGGACGCGGTGAGCGAGCTGATGCGGCGACCGGGGGAGCGCCAGTAG
- a CDS encoding dihydroorotase has protein sequence MSEILITGARLYGTGDPVDVLVADGHIAEIAAVGATAAPKSARLLRAQGRVLLPGFVDLHTHLREPGREDTETIETGSAAAALGGYTAVFAMANTDPVADNAVVVEHVWRRGREVGLVDVHPVGAVTVGLAGERLAELGTMAKSAAGVRMFSDDGHCVSDPLLMRRALEYSTALDVVVAQHAEEPRLTVGAQAHEGERASRLGYAGWPSSAEETIVARDCLLARHAGARLHVCHVSTSGTVDVLSWAKELGTDVSAEVTPHHLLLTDERLATYDPVNKVNPPLRAERDVLALRRALADGVLDCVATDHAPHAPQDKDSEWAAARPGMLGLQTALSIVVETMLRPGLLDWRGVARVMSERPAEIAGLPDQGRPLAQGEPANLVLVDPDAEWTVRGGELASIAANTPYEGMRLPAVVSATLLRGRLTSLEGKIV, from the coding sequence GTGAGCGAGATCCTGATCACCGGTGCGCGGCTGTACGGGACGGGTGATCCGGTCGACGTGCTGGTCGCCGACGGCCACATCGCCGAGATCGCGGCGGTGGGCGCCACCGCCGCGCCGAAATCGGCCCGGCTGCTGCGCGCGCAGGGGCGGGTGCTGCTGCCCGGTTTCGTCGACCTGCACACCCACCTGCGGGAGCCGGGCAGGGAGGACACCGAGACCATCGAGACCGGGTCGGCCGCGGCCGCGCTCGGTGGCTACACCGCCGTGTTCGCCATGGCCAACACCGACCCGGTGGCGGACAACGCGGTCGTGGTCGAGCACGTGTGGCGGCGCGGCCGCGAGGTCGGCCTCGTCGACGTGCATCCCGTCGGGGCCGTCACCGTCGGCCTCGCCGGGGAACGGCTCGCCGAGCTGGGCACGATGGCCAAGTCCGCGGCGGGGGTGCGGATGTTCTCCGACGACGGTCACTGCGTTTCCGATCCGCTGCTGATGCGCAGGGCGCTGGAGTACTCCACCGCGCTGGACGTGGTCGTGGCGCAGCATGCCGAGGAGCCGCGGCTCACCGTCGGCGCGCAGGCCCACGAGGGCGAGCGCGCGTCGCGGCTCGGCTACGCGGGCTGGCCCTCCTCCGCGGAGGAGACGATCGTCGCGCGGGACTGCCTGCTCGCAAGGCACGCGGGCGCGCGACTGCACGTGTGCCACGTCTCGACCTCCGGCACGGTCGATGTGCTGAGCTGGGCCAAGGAACTCGGCACCGACGTCTCCGCCGAGGTCACCCCGCACCACTTGCTGCTCACCGACGAGCGGCTGGCGACCTACGACCCGGTGAACAAGGTCAACCCACCGTTGCGGGCCGAGCGGGACGTGCTGGCCCTGCGGCGGGCACTGGCCGACGGTGTACTCGACTGCGTGGCCACCGACCACGCTCCGCACGCGCCGCAGGACAAGGACAGCGAGTGGGCGGCGGCACGGCCGGGGATGCTCGGGTTGCAGACCGCGCTGTCGATCGTGGTGGAAACCATGCTGCGGCCGGGCCTGCTCGACTGGCGCGGGGTGGCGAGGGTGATGAGCGAACGGCCTGCCGAGATCGCCGGGTTGCCCGACCAGGGCAGGCCGCTGGCGCAGGGTGAGCCCGCGAACCTGGTGCTGGTGGACCCCGACGCCGAGTGGACCGTGCGTGGCGGCGAGCTGGCCAGCATCGCGGCCAACACGCCGTACGAGGGCATGCGGCTGCCCGCCGTGGTGAGCGCCACGCTGCTGCGCGGCCGGTTGACCTCCCTTGAAGGGAAGATTGTGTGA
- a CDS encoding PH-like domain-containing protein, whose amino-acid sequence MERLLLTLLFVALFALSLYGMWRGWRRQAREQSVRVPPLPSVPDEPGEPLLESSGLYVATTFAGRWQQRIVTRGAGLRGPAVFRLYRDGVEVDRAGAAGFWIPRESILDVHTARGMAGKVMGTESLLVFTWRLRDGDRDVELDTGFRGDDLAEYPSWSEQVEGGARA is encoded by the coding sequence ATGGAGAGGCTGCTGCTGACGCTGCTGTTCGTCGCCCTGTTCGCGCTGAGCCTGTACGGCATGTGGCGGGGTTGGCGCAGGCAGGCGCGCGAGCAGAGCGTGCGGGTGCCACCGTTGCCCTCGGTGCCGGACGAGCCGGGCGAGCCGCTGCTGGAGTCCAGCGGGCTCTACGTGGCGACGACGTTCGCCGGCCGCTGGCAACAGCGCATCGTGACCAGGGGAGCGGGTTTGCGCGGCCCCGCCGTGTTCCGGTTGTACCGCGACGGTGTCGAGGTGGACAGGGCGGGCGCGGCTGGGTTCTGGATCCCGAGGGAGTCGATTCTGGACGTGCACACCGCCAGGGGGATGGCGGGAAAGGTGATGGGCACCGAGAGCCTGCTGGTGTTCACCTGGCGGCTGCGGGACGGGGATCGGGACGTGGAACTCGACACCGGATTCCGGGGTGACGACCTCGCCGAGTACCCGAGTTGGAGCGAACAGGTCGAGGGAGGTGCGCGGGCATGA
- the mihF gene encoding integration host factor, actinobacterial type — MALPQLTEEQRAAALEKAAAARRARAELKERLKRGGTTLADVLKQADEDEVLGKMKVSALLEALPGVGKVRAQQTMERLEIASSRRLRGLGDRQRKALLAEFSGE, encoded by the coding sequence GTGGCACTTCCCCAGCTCACCGAGGAACAGCGTGCTGCGGCGCTGGAGAAGGCCGCCGCCGCCCGTCGCGCCCGCGCGGAGCTCAAGGAACGGCTCAAGCGCGGCGGTACGACCCTCGCCGACGTGCTGAAGCAGGCCGACGAGGACGAGGTCCTCGGCAAGATGAAGGTCTCCGCGTTGCTGGAGGCCCTGCCGGGCGTGGGCAAGGTGCGTGCGCAGCAGACCATGGAGCGGCTCGAGATCGCTTCCAGTCGCAGGCTGCGCGGCCTCGGCGACAGGCAGCGCAAGGCGCTGCTCGCCGAGTTCAGCGGCGAGTGA
- the pyrF gene encoding orotidine-5'-phosphate decarboxylase, which produces MREAFGKRLADAIAARGPLCAGVDPHPSLLRDWGLATDASGLERFALSATEAIAEHVAVLKPQSAFFEAHGAPGIAVLQRVIGLAGEAGALVLLDVKRGDIGSTMAAYASAYLGDGSALAADAITVSPYLGFDSLEPALRQAEATGRGVFVLARTSNPEGARVQRADAGRGRTVAQSVIDAAALRNAGAAPMGHVGVVVGATNEPGQVDLTRLNGPILAPGFGAQGATVRDLPLVFGDALPRVLPATSRALLRHGPDPAALRAAVLSVTGELSQLVG; this is translated from the coding sequence ATGCGGGAGGCGTTCGGCAAGCGGCTCGCCGATGCGATAGCGGCCCGTGGCCCGCTGTGCGCGGGGGTCGATCCGCATCCCTCGCTGCTGCGGGACTGGGGGCTGGCTACGGACGCGTCCGGGCTGGAACGGTTCGCGCTGAGCGCCACGGAGGCGATCGCGGAGCACGTGGCGGTGCTGAAGCCGCAGTCGGCCTTCTTCGAGGCACACGGGGCGCCAGGAATCGCCGTGCTGCAACGGGTCATCGGCCTCGCGGGCGAGGCTGGCGCGCTGGTGCTGCTGGACGTCAAACGCGGCGACATCGGCTCCACCATGGCCGCGTACGCGTCGGCCTACCTCGGGGACGGCTCCGCGCTCGCGGCCGACGCGATCACGGTGTCGCCCTATCTCGGCTTCGATTCGCTCGAACCCGCCCTGCGGCAGGCTGAGGCCACCGGCAGGGGCGTGTTCGTGCTCGCGCGGACCTCCAACCCGGAGGGCGCGCGGGTGCAGCGTGCCGACGCTGGTCGGGGCCGCACGGTGGCACAGTCGGTGATCGATGCCGCGGCACTGCGCAACGCCGGCGCGGCGCCGATGGGCCATGTCGGTGTCGTGGTCGGGGCGACGAACGAGCCCGGGCAGGTCGATCTGACTAGGCTGAACGGGCCAATTCTGGCTCCGGGTTTCGGCGCACAGGGCGCCACGGTGCGGGATCTGCCCCTGGTTTTCGGCGACGCCCTGCCCAGGGTGCTGCCCGCCACGTCGAGGGCACTGCTGCGGCACGGACCCGATCCGGCCGCGCTGCGTGCCGCGGTACTCAGCGTGACCGGCGAGCTGTCGCAGCTCGTCGGCTAA